One window from the genome of Hyphomonas neptunium ATCC 15444 encodes:
- a CDS encoding peroxiredoxin, which translates to MTDRPQEGRKAPAFTLETTAGKRRLADYAGKYLVLYFYPKDDTPGCTQEALDFTAHAKDFEAAGAVVLGVSRDSLTRHEKFATKHNLTIQLGSDEAGKVSDAYGTWEEKSMYGRTYMGMARRTFLIGPDGKIIRVWPKVRVKGHAAEVLENINSLTE; encoded by the coding sequence ATGACCGACAGGCCGCAGGAAGGGCGCAAAGCCCCCGCCTTCACGCTCGAGACGACGGCAGGCAAACGCCGGCTGGCCGATTATGCGGGCAAGTATCTGGTGCTCTACTTTTACCCCAAGGATGATACGCCCGGATGCACCCAGGAAGCGCTCGACTTTACTGCACATGCGAAAGACTTCGAAGCGGCAGGCGCGGTCGTTCTGGGCGTGTCGCGCGATTCCCTCACCCGTCATGAAAAGTTTGCAACAAAGCATAATCTCACGATCCAGCTTGGCAGTGATGAGGCGGGCAAGGTTTCCGATGCCTATGGAACCTGGGAGGAAAAATCCATGTACGGACGGACTTATATGGGCATGGCGCGGCGAACCTTTCTGATCGGGCCGGATGGCAAGATCATCCGTGTGTGGCCTAAAGTGCGCGTCAAGGGGCATGCCGCCGAGGTTCTGGAAAACATTAACTCCCTGACAGAATAA
- a CDS encoding ExbD/TolR family protein yields the protein MRGRTSRQAEEANVDLTPMLDVVFILLIFFIVTSTFAREEAIGLEPPPPPPPPDQPIQEAQQAILIYIDESSLITVNGRPTDISSVRANIERVVAENPQSALIIQAHPKTRSGVVVKIRDEAYNAGFTDRVNIVISQT from the coding sequence ATGCGTGGACGTACATCGAGACAGGCCGAAGAGGCAAACGTCGACCTGACGCCCATGCTGGACGTCGTGTTCATCCTGCTCATCTTCTTCATCGTGACGTCAACATTTGCACGTGAGGAAGCGATCGGCCTCGAGCCGCCGCCGCCTCCACCGCCGCCGGATCAACCGATCCAGGAGGCACAGCAGGCGATCCTGATTTACATTGACGAGTCGAGCCTTATCACTGTGAACGGCCGCCCGACGGACATCAGCTCCGTGCGTGCAAACATTGAGCGCGTGGTCGCAGAAAATCCGCAAAGTGCGCTTATCATTCAGGCTCACCCCAAAACCCGCTCGGGCGTTGTGGTGAAGATCCGGGACGAAGCGTACAATGCGGGCTTCACTGACCGCGTGAACATCGTCATTTCGCAGACCTAG
- a CDS encoding ExbD/TolR family protein, which translates to MARKKRLAAGGGSAEDDVNLTPMLDVVFILLIFFIVTAQFIKEPGVPIVRPDVDNKAAAKPLAILIAINENSEIYIDKQIVSQDEIGFVIKEMRLDNPRGEVVIQTDVDAEAQVMVDVMEAINKIDGDTVINISAKTTG; encoded by the coding sequence ATGGCTAGAAAAAAACGCCTGGCAGCGGGTGGGGGCAGCGCAGAGGATGACGTGAACCTGACGCCAATGTTGGACGTCGTGTTCATCCTGCTCATCTTCTTCATCGTGACCGCCCAGTTCATCAAGGAACCGGGAGTGCCGATCGTTCGTCCGGATGTGGATAACAAGGCAGCGGCCAAGCCGCTCGCCATCCTCATCGCGATCAACGAGAACAGCGAAATCTACATTGATAAACAGATTGTGAGCCAGGACGAGATTGGCTTCGTTATCAAGGAGATGCGCCTGGATAACCCGCGCGGCGAGGTTGTAATCCAGACCGATGTCGATGCTGAAGCCCAGGTGATGGTTGACGTGATGGAAGCGATCAACAAGATTGATGGGGATACGGTCATCAACATCTCGGCGAAGACGACGGGCTAA
- a CDS encoding NAD-dependent epimerase/dehydratase family protein, with product MKILVTGAAGFIGSEMALRLLKEGHSVTGVDCFTPYYDPQLKEDRAARLTAFDDFRLERIRIEDSEAMEAVFQRDTPEMVLHFAAQAGVRYSLDHPRDFIDANIVGSFNIIDLSRRHGTQHLVMASTSSAYGANQKFPFEERDSAPYPLTIYAATKLASELIAHSHAHLYGVPTTVLRFFSVYGPWGRPDMAFFLFTDKIFKGQPIDVFNHGDLLRDFTYIDDLVEAIRRLMDTPPVVGNHIIRGDSLSPVAPYRLVNIGNASPVRLMDYIEAIEGAIGRKAEKNMIDMQPGDVKQTFADVRLLDALTGYTPDTDYRTGIARFVDWYRDYFKPA from the coding sequence ATGAAAATCCTCGTTACCGGCGCGGCCGGCTTCATCGGGAGCGAGATGGCGCTGCGGCTTCTCAAGGAGGGCCATAGCGTGACGGGCGTGGACTGTTTCACGCCCTATTATGATCCCCAGCTGAAAGAAGACCGCGCCGCGCGCCTGACGGCGTTTGACGATTTTCGCCTGGAGCGCATCCGCATCGAGGACAGCGAGGCGATGGAGGCGGTGTTCCAGCGCGATACCCCCGAGATGGTGCTCCATTTCGCCGCGCAGGCCGGCGTGCGCTACAGCCTCGACCATCCGCGCGACTTCATAGACGCCAACATCGTCGGCTCGTTCAACATCATTGACCTTTCGCGCCGCCACGGCACGCAGCATCTGGTGATGGCCTCGACCAGCTCTGCCTATGGCGCCAACCAGAAATTCCCATTCGAGGAGCGCGATTCAGCGCCCTACCCGCTGACCATCTATGCGGCGACGAAGCTGGCCAGCGAGTTGATCGCGCACAGCCATGCCCATCTTTATGGCGTGCCGACGACCGTGCTGCGCTTCTTCAGCGTGTATGGCCCGTGGGGGCGGCCGGATATGGCGTTCTTTCTGTTCACGGACAAGATATTCAAGGGCCAGCCGATTGACGTGTTCAATCATGGCGACCTGTTGCGCGACTTTACCTATATCGACGACCTGGTAGAGGCCATCCGCCGTCTGATGGATACCCCGCCGGTTGTCGGCAATCACATCATCCGGGGGGATTCGCTGTCACCGGTGGCGCCCTATCGCCTGGTGAATATCGGCAATGCCAGCCCTGTGCGCCTGATGGACTATATCGAGGCCATCGAAGGCGCCATCGGGCGCAAGGCCGAGAAGAACATGATCGACATGCAGCCGGGCGACGTGAAGCAGACCTTTGCCGATGTCCGCCTGCTGGACGCGCTGACCGGGTATACGCCGGACACGGATTATCGCACCGGCATTGCCCGCTTTGTCGACTGGTATCGCGATTATTTCAAGCCGGCCTGA
- a CDS encoding bactofilin family protein — MFTKNNKTPAAPPPEPQQKPVPAQDAIRGAATKPAARAASIICADMKINGSVTSEGALQIDGIVDGDVSATDITIGASGQITGEVKAEVVKVKGRIKGSIRARKVELETGAHVKGDIVHSSLQIQSNAVFEGQVKHADDPLKETGPVAAGSSASANDSKASSLASGTPGPYAISSSSPPS; from the coding sequence ATGTTCACAAAGAATAACAAAACCCCAGCGGCCCCGCCGCCTGAACCCCAGCAGAAGCCGGTGCCAGCCCAGGACGCCATTCGCGGCGCCGCAACCAAGCCGGCCGCCCGAGCAGCCTCGATCATCTGTGCCGACATGAAGATCAACGGTTCGGTGACCTCTGAGGGCGCCCTGCAGATCGACGGCATCGTGGATGGGGACGTCAGCGCGACCGACATCACCATCGGCGCAAGTGGCCAGATCACCGGCGAAGTGAAAGCTGAAGTGGTCAAGGTCAAAGGCCGCATCAAGGGCTCGATCCGCGCCCGCAAGGTGGAGCTGGAAACCGGCGCCCATGTGAAGGGTGACATTGTGCACTCGTCGCTGCAGATCCAGTCAAACGCCGTGTTTGAAGGCCAGGTGAAGCATGCGGATGATCCGCTGAAGGAAACCGGGCCTGTGGCGGCCGGGTCGTCGGCTTCGGCCAATGACAGCAAGGCCTCGTCGCTCGCTTCGGGCACGCCGGGCCCGTATGCCATCTCGAGTTCCTCGCCGCCGAGCTGA
- a CDS encoding MotA/TolQ/ExbB proton channel family protein — protein MGFQDLQAFLDRGGPVLIVIMAATFVMWALILERLFYFRFAHKQVAADAIAQWNARTDRKSVPAHWIRDKLVSEVRAKAEANVQLTKAMVALAPLLGLLGTVTGMVAVFDIMAITSGADAKAMSAGVSRATIPTMAGMVASLSGILFTSGMDRRVNRSVQAVEDDMEIS, from the coding sequence ATGGGTTTCCAAGACCTACAAGCCTTCCTTGATCGTGGCGGTCCAGTTCTGATCGTCATCATGGCCGCAACATTCGTGATGTGGGCCCTGATCCTGGAGCGGCTGTTCTACTTCCGCTTTGCCCACAAGCAGGTGGCAGCTGACGCGATTGCCCAGTGGAATGCCCGCACGGACCGCAAGTCCGTGCCGGCTCACTGGATCCGCGACAAGCTCGTCTCCGAAGTGCGCGCCAAGGCAGAAGCGAACGTCCAGTTGACGAAAGCGATGGTGGCCCTTGCGCCATTGCTGGGCCTGCTGGGCACAGTTACGGGCATGGTGGCCGTGTTTGATATCATGGCCATCACCTCCGGTGCGGACGCCAAGGCCATGTCGGCCGGTGTGTCGCGCGCCACAATCCCGACCATGGCGGGCATGGTTGCCTCTCTGTCAGGCATCCTGTTCACCTCGGGCATGGACCGTCGTGTAAACCGGTCCGTCCAGGCGGTCGAAGATGATATGGAGATCAGCTGA
- a CDS encoding tetratricopeptide repeat protein, with the protein MQLKAILKGAIVAGAMAVMGAGTALAQACEETQFSAKTGQTYLEAETAAMANKDWATAIGKLNQLRNGELNCYEEGAVIRLSAYIKIEQGDRAGAVRDLLDAINKGYIPEDQRAQTYYNIAQIYLQDENLTQSLDYMKRWMQAGGKPDRSQKWQLAVLYQRADNNAEAVKWAEEVRREDGNKFDQQLYDLLVFLYNDTGNQAKLAEVLEALVERNPQERKYWDAIAGNYFAGNEERKAFEVQKAMYLAGLLKTEDELMRIVNFYNRFNAPYHAARVLEKEMNAGRISKTVERMSLLADFYQVAREHEKAIPVIRQAAEMGGGGAMYERLGASYSEIGKWPETEEALQRALEMGGVKDRGNAWVRIGQARFERKDRAGAKEAFRQANNAGGRGWLAFMDSEEYTSDALVCFEVQAALLNVQNEEKICKKLAALGDNMPEGCKTVDARIEAAETKFNDTPECKRAAQPV; encoded by the coding sequence ATGCAACTCAAGGCAATCCTTAAAGGGGCGATCGTAGCGGGGGCGATGGCGGTCATGGGTGCAGGAACTGCGCTTGCGCAGGCCTGTGAAGAAACCCAGTTCAGCGCCAAGACGGGTCAGACCTATCTTGAAGCCGAAACCGCAGCGATGGCGAACAAGGACTGGGCAACAGCGATTGGCAAGCTGAACCAGCTCCGTAACGGCGAACTCAACTGCTATGAAGAAGGCGCGGTTATCCGCCTTTCTGCTTACATCAAGATCGAGCAGGGCGACCGCGCAGGCGCCGTCCGCGACCTTCTGGACGCGATCAACAAGGGCTATATCCCTGAAGATCAGCGCGCCCAGACCTATTACAACATCGCCCAGATCTATCTGCAGGACGAAAACCTCACCCAGTCGCTCGACTATATGAAGCGCTGGATGCAGGCTGGCGGTAAGCCGGACCGTTCGCAGAAATGGCAGCTGGCGGTGCTTTACCAGCGTGCGGACAACAATGCCGAGGCCGTCAAATGGGCCGAGGAAGTTCGCCGCGAAGATGGCAACAAGTTTGACCAGCAGCTCTATGACCTGCTCGTCTTCCTCTACAACGACACGGGCAACCAGGCGAAACTCGCCGAGGTTCTCGAAGCTCTCGTCGAGCGCAACCCCCAGGAACGCAAGTATTGGGACGCCATCGCCGGCAACTATTTCGCGGGCAATGAAGAGCGCAAGGCGTTTGAAGTCCAGAAAGCCATGTACCTCGCCGGTCTGCTGAAGACCGAAGATGAGCTGATGCGCATCGTGAACTTCTACAACCGCTTCAACGCGCCCTACCATGCGGCGCGCGTGCTCGAGAAGGAAATGAATGCTGGCCGTATTTCCAAGACGGTTGAGCGCATGTCCCTGCTGGCTGACTTCTACCAGGTGGCCCGTGAGCATGAAAAAGCGATCCCGGTGATCCGTCAGGCGGCCGAAATGGGCGGTGGCGGCGCGATGTATGAGCGTCTCGGCGCCTCCTACAGCGAGATCGGCAAATGGCCGGAGACCGAAGAAGCCCTTCAGCGGGCGCTCGAAATGGGCGGCGTGAAAGACCGGGGCAATGCCTGGGTCCGGATCGGCCAAGCCCGGTTTGAACGCAAGGACCGCGCAGGGGCCAAGGAAGCGTTCCGCCAGGCAAACAATGCCGGTGGCCGCGGTTGGCTCGCCTTCATGGACTCCGAAGAGTACACAAGCGACGCGCTTGTCTGCTTCGAGGTTCAGGCAGCCCTTCTCAACGTCCAGAACGAAGAGAAGATCTGCAAGAAGCTCGCAGCGCTCGGCGACAACATGCCCGAAGGCTGCAAAACCGTCGACGCTCGCATCGAGGCAGCTGAGACGAAGTTCAACGACACGCCAGAGTGCAAACGCGCAGCTCAGCCGGTCTGA
- a CDS encoding peptidoglycan DD-metalloendopeptidase family protein codes for MAKWSANLKATFDRAFPERQIYHRSGGTVRYISISPWQQAMMAAGVTALASWTMFATANFVVGGGPGTAQAGEGKEVAKYERWVQDLRARESLQRTLLEERSKETAELEQKQRALEELLNEMRDEDGMKMSALEGDGAALLVEATIEEADRRQSRDAYLTLASIGVPAARGTPKAIESDMNMLFNQMEDLAAERAERARGVLELTQVATGDRIAAPQTNIGGPLVSIGALTSSASEPAIGGDQSFMTRLAQARARIAEMKHYEQIVNDLPLGIPISVPFRYTSPYGIRVDPFTKRPAAHWGTDFAAYRDAPIVSSGPGKVVHAGPRGGYGLLVEIDHGHGFKSRYGHLRSYTVKKGDVIKVGDLVGRMGSTGRSTGDHLHYEVWYNDKPYDPMKFLKAGKHVHKE; via the coding sequence ATGGCGAAGTGGAGTGCCAACCTTAAAGCGACGTTCGACCGCGCTTTTCCGGAACGCCAGATCTATCATCGCAGCGGTGGTACAGTCCGCTATATTTCCATCTCTCCCTGGCAACAGGCGATGATGGCGGCGGGCGTGACCGCCCTCGCCAGCTGGACCATGTTTGCCACGGCAAATTTCGTCGTCGGCGGCGGCCCCGGCACAGCGCAGGCTGGCGAAGGCAAGGAAGTCGCGAAATATGAGCGCTGGGTCCAGGACCTGCGCGCCCGCGAATCCCTTCAGCGCACCCTTCTGGAGGAGCGCAGCAAGGAAACAGCCGAGCTCGAGCAGAAACAGCGCGCGCTTGAAGAACTCCTCAATGAAATGCGCGACGAGGACGGCATGAAGATGTCGGCGCTCGAAGGCGATGGCGCCGCGCTGCTCGTGGAAGCCACCATCGAGGAAGCTGATCGCCGCCAGTCGCGCGATGCCTACCTCACCCTCGCCTCGATTGGCGTACCCGCCGCCCGCGGCACGCCCAAGGCCATCGAGTCTGACATGAACATGCTGTTCAATCAGATGGAAGACCTCGCCGCTGAGCGCGCCGAACGCGCCCGCGGTGTTCTGGAGCTGACCCAGGTGGCCACCGGCGACCGGATCGCTGCGCCACAGACGAACATCGGCGGCCCGCTGGTGTCCATCGGTGCACTGACCTCTTCGGCGTCGGAGCCCGCCATCGGCGGAGATCAGTCCTTCATGACGCGCCTGGCCCAGGCCCGCGCACGCATTGCCGAGATGAAGCATTACGAGCAGATCGTGAACGACCTGCCACTGGGCATCCCGATCAGCGTGCCCTTCCGCTATACCAGCCCCTATGGCATTCGCGTCGACCCCTTCACCAAGCGGCCCGCTGCTCACTGGGGCACGGACTTTGCCGCCTATCGGGATGCGCCGATCGTATCGTCCGGACCCGGCAAGGTGGTTCATGCCGGGCCGCGCGGCGGATATGGCCTGCTGGTCGAGATCGATCACGGCCACGGCTTCAAATCGCGTTATGGCCACCTTCGCTCATATACGGTGAAGAAGGGCGATGTTATAAAGGTTGGGGACCTGGTGGGGCGCATGGGTTCAACGGGGCGCAGCACCGGGGATCACCTTCATTACGAAGTGTGGTACAATGACAAGCCTTATGACCCTATGAAGTTCCTGAAAGCAGGCAAACATGTTCACAAAGAATAA
- the sppA gene encoding signal peptide peptidase SppA, with amino-acid sequence MKTFLLSMAGAFTAMILFIIVGFFFLFTLIGVAASSKPPHPDDIILTLDLNAAYPDQAPAGGLAALSGTPGFIDLLLKLKEAESDDSVKGLFIRGADYGFGTTRAEELREAIQSFKASGKFVIAHSQGMFGSSGPSAFHSISAADEIWMQPGTDLMVTGVVFETEFYKGLFENIDLQPQVYPFYEYKNAPNSYNETSYTEPHRMAMEALATSIWTTALEEIAEDRGTSAGQLRAALESGPKPAETALELKLVDKLGWPEDAEEAAIARAGNDDAEMIDLAVYAAPTKYNSKAPLIAVVGGEGPIVTGGADGGSPFSDAPAFASDTVARAILDAAEDEDVKAIVFRVDSPGGSPTASDQIWRAVERAKEAGKPVVVSMGAYAASGGYYVSTGADAILANRATLTGSIGIFGGKLALDGTFNKIGVTFDSVTVGGDFASAWGTSPFTETQEAEVKASLKRGYDRFLNHVGAGRDMTYDEVHEVARGRVWTGEAALQQGLVDEIGTFMDAIEKAKELAGIEADVKPRLAFYPYRKTGLEALEDLFGVSAETARAAAVISTIAGDERTQAMLQELATAEAMNAGQAMALGPRIRER; translated from the coding sequence ATGAAAACTTTTCTGCTCTCCATGGCAGGCGCCTTCACGGCGATGATCCTTTTCATCATCGTGGGCTTCTTTTTCCTCTTCACCCTTATCGGCGTCGCGGCGAGCTCCAAGCCGCCCCATCCCGATGACATTATTCTTACGCTTGATCTCAACGCCGCCTATCCCGACCAGGCGCCCGCCGGCGGGCTTGCCGCCCTGTCGGGCACGCCGGGCTTCATTGATCTGCTGCTCAAGCTGAAAGAAGCCGAATCGGACGATTCGGTGAAGGGCCTCTTCATCCGCGGCGCCGATTACGGCTTTGGCACCACCCGCGCCGAAGAACTGCGCGAAGCCATTCAGAGCTTCAAGGCGTCAGGCAAATTCGTCATCGCCCATTCGCAGGGCATGTTCGGCTCCAGCGGCCCGTCGGCCTTTCACTCGATCTCGGCGGCCGATGAAATCTGGATGCAGCCGGGCACCGACCTGATGGTCACCGGCGTGGTTTTCGAGACCGAATTCTACAAGGGCCTGTTCGAGAACATCGACCTGCAGCCGCAGGTCTATCCCTTCTATGAATACAAGAACGCGCCCAACTCTTATAATGAGACGAGCTATACCGAGCCCCACCGCATGGCGATGGAAGCCCTGGCCACCTCGATCTGGACCACGGCGCTGGAAGAGATTGCCGAAGATCGCGGCACCTCTGCCGGGCAGCTGCGCGCCGCGCTGGAAAGCGGCCCCAAGCCGGCCGAAACCGCGCTTGAGCTGAAGCTGGTCGACAAGCTCGGCTGGCCCGAAGACGCTGAAGAAGCCGCCATTGCCCGCGCCGGCAATGACGACGCTGAAATGATTGACCTCGCGGTCTATGCCGCGCCCACCAAATATAACAGCAAGGCTCCGCTGATCGCTGTTGTGGGCGGCGAAGGCCCCATCGTGACCGGCGGCGCCGATGGCGGCTCGCCTTTCTCTGATGCGCCCGCCTTTGCATCCGACACCGTCGCCCGCGCCATTCTGGACGCAGCCGAAGACGAAGACGTCAAAGCCATCGTCTTCCGTGTCGACAGCCCCGGAGGCTCACCGACTGCGTCTGACCAGATCTGGCGCGCGGTGGAACGCGCCAAGGAAGCGGGCAAACCGGTTGTTGTCTCGATGGGCGCCTATGCGGCTTCGGGCGGGTATTATGTCTCGACCGGCGCAGACGCGATCCTGGCCAACCGCGCGACGCTGACCGGCTCGATCGGCATCTTCGGCGGCAAGCTCGCCCTGGATGGCACCTTCAACAAGATCGGCGTCACCTTTGACTCGGTAACGGTCGGCGGCGATTTCGCCTCCGCCTGGGGCACCTCGCCCTTTACCGAAACCCAGGAAGCCGAAGTGAAGGCCAGCCTGAAACGCGGCTATGACCGCTTCCTCAACCATGTCGGCGCCGGCCGCGACATGACCTATGATGAAGTGCATGAAGTGGCCCGCGGTCGCGTGTGGACGGGTGAAGCCGCCCTGCAGCAAGGCCTGGTCGACGAGATCGGCACCTTCATGGACGCCATCGAGAAAGCCAAGGAACTGGCCGGCATCGAAGCCGATGTGAAACCGCGCCTTGCCTTCTATCCCTATCGCAAGACGGGCCTCGAAGCGCTGGAAGACCTGTTTGGCGTTTCCGCAGAAACCGCGCGCGCCGCCGCCGTGATCAGCACGATAGCCGGGGATGAGCGCACGCAGGCGATGCTTCAGGAGCTGGCCACGGCCGAGGCCATGAATGCCGGACAGGCCATGGCCCTTGGCCCGCGCATCCGCGAACGCTGA
- a CDS encoding MotA/TolQ/ExbB proton channel family protein, translating to MSKFKSSLKALGVSVLLASTAVLAAPPAVAQSLSEVLAAVKRDSEQMSAADQARLREFQQDTASQAARMAEGRSALNAAEGRAAALSAEFDANEAQLGALEAQVSEQAGDFQELLGQFRSAAGATMPEIANSFANFDYPDRVEAIAEIAEARVLPTRAQLERLPKAMLQEMIAQSEVKTFTTTVNGIGPEGSNAEAELLRVGVFTAATTDSRAFVEVRGSGSDTFLQVFGKQPAGNYSSSMASLVRAGEGEVVKAPVDPSKGNLFGILGDLPSFGDRLQQGGQVGAVIAVLAIIGILIGLYKMFTLFTSGGAMRGTAKTRQAGTGNPLARVFEVYENNRNADVETLELKLDEQILRESPRIERFNDIIKVLAAVAPLLGLLGTVVGMIITFTAITIYGAGDPKLMAGGISVALMTTVFGLVAAIPLLLIHAVVSAMARSNQQLLDEQAAGLVAEKMEAIHGGRA from the coding sequence ATGTCTAAGTTCAAATCCTCTCTGAAGGCTCTGGGTGTTTCGGTCCTGCTCGCTTCGACGGCAGTTCTCGCTGCGCCGCCGGCGGTTGCCCAGTCCCTTTCCGAAGTGCTCGCCGCCGTGAAACGCGACTCCGAGCAGATGTCTGCTGCTGACCAGGCTCGCCTGCGCGAGTTCCAGCAGGACACCGCAAGCCAGGCCGCTCGCATGGCCGAAGGCCGCAGCGCCCTGAACGCTGCTGAAGGCCGCGCCGCGGCTCTCAGCGCAGAGTTCGACGCAAACGAAGCCCAGCTCGGCGCTCTGGAAGCCCAGGTCTCCGAACAGGCAGGCGACTTCCAGGAGCTGCTCGGTCAGTTCCGTTCGGCTGCCGGCGCAACGATGCCGGAAATCGCCAATTCCTTCGCCAACTTCGACTATCCGGACCGCGTTGAAGCGATCGCCGAGATCGCCGAAGCCCGCGTTCTGCCGACCCGCGCCCAGCTGGAGCGTCTGCCCAAGGCGATGCTGCAGGAAATGATCGCTCAGTCGGAAGTCAAAACCTTCACGACCACTGTCAACGGCATCGGCCCTGAGGGTTCGAACGCTGAAGCAGAACTGCTCCGCGTCGGCGTGTTCACTGCTGCCACCACCGATTCCCGCGCCTTCGTCGAAGTCCGCGGTTCGGGTTCCGATACCTTCCTTCAGGTCTTCGGCAAGCAGCCTGCAGGCAACTACTCTTCCTCCATGGCATCGCTGGTTCGCGCCGGTGAAGGCGAAGTCGTCAAGGCTCCGGTCGATCCGTCCAAAGGCAACCTCTTCGGTATCCTTGGCGACCTGCCGTCCTTCGGTGACCGCCTGCAACAGGGTGGCCAGGTTGGCGCCGTCATCGCGGTTCTCGCGATCATCGGTATCCTGATCGGTCTCTACAAAATGTTCACGCTCTTCACGAGCGGCGGCGCAATGCGCGGTACGGCGAAAACCCGCCAGGCCGGCACCGGCAACCCGCTCGCCCGCGTGTTCGAAGTTTACGAGAACAACCGCAATGCGGACGTTGAAACCCTCGAGCTGAAGCTGGACGAGCAGATCCTGCGCGAAAGCCCCCGCATCGAGCGCTTCAACGACATCATCAAGGTTCTGGCCGCGGTTGCTCCGTTGCTCGGCCTGCTGGGTACCGTTGTCGGTATGATCATCACCTTCACCGCCATCACCATCTACGGTGCCGGCGATCCGAAGCTGATGGCTGGCGGTATCTCGGTCGCTCTTATGACGACTGTGTTCGGTCTTGTTGCAGCTATCCCGCTGCTCCTGATCCACGCCGTCGTTTCTGCCATGGCTCGCTCCAACCAGCAGCTGCTCGACGAGCAGGCCGCCGGTCTTGTTGCCGAGAAAATGGAAGCCATTCACGGGGGCCGGGCATAA
- a CDS encoding energy transducer TonB yields the protein MLNNPFMRLLVGVVIAIPIVVILFLMMSALISVDEIELAEGENRTLAAITPQKQDSEVRTRSRSQPKRIDAAQKPPPPPKQSATKSSINLPTPKIDGAVPQNLDLGRMNSLAIDPVAVSDRDAQPIRPPTPSFPQRAAERGLSGECDVRFDVDTRGKPYNISATCSDNIFKSEAERAVSRVEFAPKIVRGQAVERRNVVYPLEFKIQ from the coding sequence ATGCTAAACAATCCATTCATGCGCCTCTTGGTTGGTGTGGTCATTGCCATTCCGATCGTGGTGATCCTCTTCCTCATGATGAGTGCGCTCATTTCGGTTGACGAGATCGAGTTGGCTGAAGGTGAAAACCGGACGCTGGCGGCCATCACTCCGCAGAAGCAGGATTCCGAAGTGCGGACCCGTTCACGGTCTCAGCCCAAGCGGATCGACGCTGCGCAGAAGCCGCCACCGCCGCCGAAACAGTCGGCCACCAAGTCGAGCATCAACCTGCCCACACCTAAAATCGATGGCGCTGTTCCGCAGAACCTCGATCTGGGCCGGATGAACTCGCTGGCGATTGATCCGGTTGCCGTGTCCGACCGGGATGCGCAGCCGATCCGTCCGCCGACACCTTCGTTCCCGCAGCGTGCGGCTGAACGGGGTCTTTCGGGCGAATGTGATGTCCGTTTTGACGTGGATACCCGCGGCAAACCGTACAACATCTCGGCCACCTGTTCGGACAACATCTTCAAGTCGGAAGCTGAACGCGCGGTGTCGCGCGTGGAGTTTGCGCCGAAGATCGTCCGCGGTCAGGCGGTTGAGCGCAGGAACGTGGTCTACCCGCTGGAATTCAAGATCCAGTAG
- a CDS encoding DUF3450 domain-containing protein, giving the protein MNKFLSPARSVIAAALIAGLAIPAHAQFREALNTGEQATRRAEQVQDQINQLDDQRSDMVREYRTLLQRRDAAELFAKQQELVVTSQREEIASLTEQLGSIDDITAQTVPMLLGMIEDLKLFVAADLPFKMEERTMRLDALDGVMASPNVPASEQYRLIMEAYQAEMEYGRTIDTWQEEITIDGNPTTVDMFLYGRVSYVYLTPNGKAARFDRATGEWVALPGSYVQDVQRAINVAQGKAQQVVLFAPVQKFTVQ; this is encoded by the coding sequence ATGAACAAATTTCTTTCACCCGCGCGCAGTGTGATCGCTGCTGCGCTGATCGCCGGGCTGGCAATCCCCGCCCACGCTCAATTCCGCGAGGCACTGAATACGGGCGAGCAGGCTACCCGGAGAGCTGAACAGGTTCAGGACCAGATCAACCAGCTGGATGATCAACGCTCCGACATGGTTCGCGAATACCGCACCCTTCTTCAGCGCCGCGATGCAGCAGAGCTGTTCGCCAAGCAGCAGGAACTCGTTGTCACGAGCCAGCGCGAAGAGATCGCCTCGCTCACCGAACAGCTCGGCTCGATCGACGACATCACCGCTCAAACGGTTCCGATGCTCCTCGGCATGATCGAAGACCTGAAGCTTTTCGTTGCCGCTGACCTTCCGTTCAAAATGGAAGAGCGCACGATGCGCCTCGACGCCCTCGACGGCGTGATGGCCAGCCCGAACGTTCCGGCGTCCGAGCAGTACCGCCTCATCATGGAAGCCTATCAGGCTGAAATGGAATACGGCCGCACGATCGACACCTGGCAGGAAGAGATCACCATCGACGGTAACCCGACGACGGTTGACATGTTCCTCTACGGCCGCGTGTCCTACGTCTATCTGACGCCGAACGGCAAAGCCGCTCGTTTCGACCGTGCCACCGGTGAGTGGGTCGCGCTGCCAGGCAGCTATGTCCAGGATGTTCAGCGTGCCATCAACGTTGCGCAGGGCAAAGCTCAGCAGGTTGTTCTGTTCGCCCCGGTCCAGAAGTTCACGGTCCAGTAA